TGCAAAAGCTGTGCGGGAAATTGACGGATGGAAATACGTGCCCGTTATGTGTATGCAGGAGATTGATGTTCCCGGCAGTCTGCCGAATTGCATCCGGGTTATGATGGTAGTAAATACGGAAACAGCACAAAAAGAAGTTGTGCATACATTTCAGAGAGAGGCCGTAAAACTCCGTCCGGATCTTGTAGAAAGAAAGGATGGCTAAGCAATGAGAAGTAAAGAGGTTTTAAAACAACTCAGTCCATATAAACAAGGGAAGCAGACAAAAGACATTCAAGACGAATTTGGACTTGATTATATTGTTAAACTGGCGTCGAATGAGAATCCCTATGGCTTTTCCGATAAGGTAAAGAATGTATTTCAGGCAAATGAACCTGCCTTTCATATTTACCCCGACGGCTATACGGCAGAACTCCGTTATTTGATCAGTGAAAAATTAAATGTCCGTCCGGAATCACTGATTTTCGGAAGCGGATCTGAAGAGATTATCCAGATGCTCTGCCGGTCTTATTTGACTGCAGAGGATCAGGTTATTATGGCAACACCTACGTTTCCACAGTATAAGCATTATTCGTTAATAGAAGGTGCAGAGATTATTGAACA
The nucleotide sequence above comes from Oceanobacillus timonensis. Encoded proteins:
- the aroH gene encoding chorismate mutase gives rise to the protein MTRGVRGATTVENNTADEIIEHTRTLVLEMAENNQIQPEDVSHAFISVTKEIDAAFPAKAVREIDGWKYVPVMCMQEIDVPGSLPNCIRVMMVVNTETAQKEVVHTFQREAVKLRPDLVERKDG